One Mycobacteroides abscessus ATCC 19977 genomic window carries:
- a CDS encoding nuclear transport factor 2 family protein, which translates to MSFADRLAITDLLYRYAELMDAGDFDGIGELLGRGSFGGEQGSVSGASAITKLFFTTTRRYRETGGTPRTRHLVLNPVVEVAGDGTASARSTFCVVQATEQLPLQPIVVGRYRDTFGQDGHGWYFSSRRVDVEMVGDVSAHLLMDPGALSG; encoded by the coding sequence ATGAGCTTCGCTGATCGGCTGGCCATCACCGATCTGTTGTACCGCTACGCCGAGCTGATGGACGCGGGGGATTTCGACGGGATCGGCGAGCTCCTGGGCCGCGGCTCCTTCGGTGGTGAGCAGGGGAGTGTCTCGGGGGCCTCCGCCATCACCAAGCTTTTCTTCACCACCACGCGCCGCTACCGGGAGACTGGAGGTACGCCCCGTACCAGGCACCTGGTGCTCAACCCCGTCGTGGAGGTCGCCGGTGACGGCACCGCGTCGGCCAGATCGACGTTTTGCGTGGTCCAGGCCACCGAGCAGCTGCCGCTGCAGCCGATCGTGGTGGGCCGATACCGTGACACCTTCGGACAGGACGGGCACGGCTGGTACTTCAGCTCGCGCCGGGTGGATGTCGAGATGGTCGGTGATGTGTCGGCCCATCTGCTGATGGATCCGGGAGCCTTGAGCGGTTAA